Proteins encoded within one genomic window of Ptiloglossa arizonensis isolate GNS036 chromosome 3, iyPtiAriz1_principal, whole genome shotgun sequence:
- the LOC143144902 gene encoding uncharacterized protein LOC143144902, translating to MRKAIVTKFNTDQQRLSMTINNVSRLETQCFLPTTRYTTIPDQRYGPLYIVFSILGLRDLGQEAVIVSDTRGIGKVHLSSRVVVGRINKRTAIYEIRYCLIIGKRQFELAVSASSFNNQFCAIVFYLQVFLQFPAMQLLYKTTIILFVGVMVYNDTPPKIKVTCDCENCNEKTEKDEEENTTPALYKEDSDGDGNRTICARDRDFNDQTFPSVCHMLCYNRCLILKRSAVKINNTKKYVVNAFRNNYYKLRDGKC from the exons ATGCGTAAGGCTATCGTAACTAAATTTAACACTGATCAACAACGCTTATCGATGACTATCAACAACGTCTCTCGATTAGAGACACAATGCTTTCTTCCAACGACACGCTATACAACAATCCCCGATCAACGCTACGGTCCCCTTTATATAGTATTCTCGATTCTGGGCCTACGTGACCTAGGTCAAGAGGCTGTGATCGTCTCGGATACGAGAGGCATAGGCAAGGTTCACTTGTCTTCTAGGGTGGTCGTTGGGAGGATAAACAAACG CACTGcaatatacgaaatacgatatTGTCTAATCATCGGAAAGCGTCAGTTTGAATTAGCAGTGTCTGCGAGCTCGTTCAATAATCAGTTTTGTGCTATTGTTTTTTATCTGCAGGTTTTCCTTCAATTTCCAGCTATGCAATTGTTGTATAAAACGACTATAATTT TATTTGTAGGTGTCATGGTATATAATGACACGCCCCCCAAAATAAAGGTTACTTgcgattgcgaaaattgtaatgaaaaAACAGAAAAGGATGAAGAGGAAAACACGACTCCGGCGTTATACAAAGAAGACAGCGATGGTGATGGCAATCGCACTATTTGTGCCCGAGATCGCGATTTCAATGATCAAACTTTTCCGAGCGTCTGTCATATGTTGTGTTATAATCGCTGTCTAATTCTGAAACGTTCGGctgttaaaataaataatacgaagaAATATGTGGTGAATGCGTTTAGAAACa ATTATTATAAATTGCGAGACGGTAAATGTTAA